One region of Salvelinus namaycush isolate Seneca chromosome 3, SaNama_1.0, whole genome shotgun sequence genomic DNA includes:
- the LOC120044338 gene encoding protein phosphatase 1E-like: MAGSATEEKTFRRFLELFLREMRPPLQENDPVPMRPLSDLTSEDEVEGECLDMCLQHLCKYNCPFSLAAALARATADSVLQSDLSIYHIQKTVEDGVDPFPQIESVAFARLIFNKLCETCCLWLKDFPYRRRPQPYYETSIHAIKNMRRKMEDKHIVIPDFNTLFNIQDQEEQAFFAVFDGHGGVDAAIYAANHLHVNMVHQECFSQDPGEALCRAFRVTDERFIRKAKMENLRCGTTGVVTFLRGRTLYVAWLGDSQVMLVKKGQAVELMKPHKPDREDEKQRIEALGGCVIWFGTWRVNGSLSVSRAIGDNEHKPYISGVADQHIVPLDGTEDYLILACDGFYDTVSPDEAVRVVSDHLTENSGDSTMVAHKLVASARDAGSSDNISVIVVFLRDLRAPPPGEEDEEGEEEKDEEVAEDGGTTDVGGKGHCFLQQCSAPADLGYEDRTDSLTDRTSLGLLGPMLGEDGRIRLPPACSHPTPSLALTQNLMPAQGHGAAWLPCLEEGLQVSRHKPQPKPCVPTCQEPSSDGQWPLAAALFGHAGRRTRRMECVSPRWGWVSRRWGRAPRELPGLLHSTHSVPYPQRCPERRPGVALPHLPHGSRI; this comes from the exons taACTGCCCCTTCTCCCTGGCGGCTGCCCTGGCGCGGGCTACAGCAGACAGTGTTCTGCAGAGTGACCTCTCCATCTACCACATCCAGAAGACCGTTGAGGATGGAGTAGACCCTTTCCCCC AGATTGAGTCGGTGGCCTTTGCCCGGCTCATCTTCAATAAGTTGTGTGAAACATGCTGCCTGTGGCTGAAAGACTTCCCTTACCGCCGCCGACCTCAGCCCTACTACGAGACCTCCATCCACGCCATCAAAAACATGCGCCGCAAGATGGAGGACAAACACATCGTCATCCCCGACTTCAACACCCTGTTCAACATACAG gacCAGGAGGAGCAGGCCTTCTTCGCAGTGTTCGATGGCCATGGGGGCGTGGACGCCGCCATCTACGCCGCCAACCACCTCCACGTCAATATGGTGCACCAGGAGTGCTTCAGCCAAGATCCGGGGGAGGCCCTGTGTCGCGCCTTCAGAGTCACCGATGAACGCTTCATCCGGAAAGCTAAGATGGAG AACCTGCGCTGCGGCACCACGGGGGTGGTGACCTTTCTAAGGGGGCGGACCCTGTATGTGGCCTGGCTAGGGGACTCACAGGTCATGCTGGTCAAGAAAGGCCAGGCCGTGGAACTGATGAAGCCTCACAAGCCTGACAGAGAG GATGAGAAGCAGCGTATTGAGGCTCTGGGAGGCTGTGTCATCTGGTTCGGCACGTGGAGGGTTAATGGCAGCCTGTCCGTATCCAGAGCCATAG GCGACAATGAGCACAAGCCCTACATCTCTGGCGTTGCTGACCAACACATCGTCCCATTGGACGGCACGGAGGACTACCTGATCCTGGCCTGCGACGGCTTCTACGACACAGTCAGCCCCGACGAGGCGGTGCGTGTGGTCAGCGACCACCTGACGGAGAACAGCGGCGACAGCACCATGGTGGCCCACAAGCTGGTGGCCTCGGCCCGTGACGCCGGCTCCAGCGACAACATCTCAGTCATTGTGGTCTTCCTCAGAGACCTCCGCGCGCCCCCGCCGggagaggaggacgaagagggggaggaggaaaagGACGAGGAAGTGgcggag GACGGGGGCACCACGGACGTTGGGGGGAAGGGTCATTGTTTCCTGCAGCAGTGCTCGGCTCCAGCCGACCTGGGCTATGAAGACCGCACGGACTCGTTGACAGACAGAACCAGCCTAGGCCTGCTGGGGCCCATGCTGGGAGAGGATGGTCGGATCAGGCTCCCCCCTGCCTGCTCACACCCTACCCCCTCCTTAGCCCTCACCCAGAACCTCATGCCTGCCCAGGGCCATGGGGCGGCCTGGTTGCCCTGCCTAGAGGAGGGGCTCCAGGTCTCCAGGCACAAGCCCCAGCCTAAACCCTGTGTCCCCACCTGCCAGGAGCCCAGCTCAGACGGACAATGGCCCCTGGCGGCTGCCCTGTTTGGCCACGCGGGGAGGCGCACCCGGAGGATGGAGTGCGTGAGCCCCAGGTGGGGGTGGGTGTCCCGGCGTTGGGGCCGTGCCCCCAGGGAGCTCCCCGGCCTGCTGCACTCCACCCATAGTGTGCCCTACCCCCAGCGCTGTCCCGAGAGGAGGCCCGGGGTGGCCCTGCCCCACCTGCCCCACGGCAGCAGAATCTGA